TTACTGAACCAGATGGCTGCCGAAGCAGGATTAAAAGTAACCACTATAAAAGGAGGATTCTGGAGAACAGATGTAGAAAAGGATGGTGCTGATGAATTCCAGGATATCGTTGTATTCAATAAAATCTAAATAAAAGTAAAAAAAGTAAAAATGGCAGAAATTCTTGACGGACTTAAAGTATCCAAAGAAATAAAGGCAGAGATCAAGGTTGAAGTGGAAAAGATCCTTGAAAGCAAGAAAAGAGCGCCGCATTTGGTGGCAATTCTTGTAGGAAACAATGGAGCCAGTAAAGCGTATGTAAACAGTAAAGTGAAAGACTGTGAAGAAGTAGGCTTTCAATCCAGCTTAATCAAATTTCCAAGCACTGTTTCTGAATCTGAATTATTGGAAAAGATTGATGAGCTTAATAAATCCAAAGCGGTGGATGGTTTCATTGTACAGCTTCCATTACCTGATCAGATCGACCAGGAAAAAATTATTCTGGCTATTGATCCAAGAAAAGATGTAGATGGCTTCCATCCTGAAAATTTCGGAAAAATGGCTTTGGAAATGGACACTTTCCTTCCTGCCACTCCTTTCGGAATTTTAACATTACTGGAAAGATACAATATTGAAACCAAAGGAAAAGACTGCGTTATCATTGGAAGAAGCAAGATTGTAGGGAGACCTATGAGCATCCTGATGGGAAGAAAAGACTTCCCGGGGAATTCTACCGTGACTTTGACGCATTCTTACACTAAAGACATTGAAGAATATACTAGAAAAGCAGACATCGTTATTACAGCTTTAGGTGATCCCCACTTCTTAAAAGGAGATATGATCAAAGACGGCGCAGTAATCGTAGATGTAGGTATCACAAGAGTAGATGATGATTCTGCAAAAGGATATTACCTTGCCGGTGATGTGGATTTTGACAGCTGTGCAGCCAAAGCAAGCTGGATCACACCAGTACCCGGAGGAGTAGGCCCTATGACCAGAGCCATGCTGATGAAGAATACCATCATCGCTTACAAAACCTCGGTCTATAACGACTAATTTAAAATGAACAAAGAAGAAGATATTTTATTAAAAGAAGGTAAAATGCTCCCTGTAATGGAGCATTTTTACACTCTTCAGGGAGAAGGAGCACACACTGGAAAAGCGTCTTATTTTATCAGATTAGGAGGTTGCGACGTGGGGTGTCATTGGTGTGATGTAAAAGAAAGCTGGGATCCCACTTTACATCCATTGATGAATGCTGAGGAAATAGCTGAAACAGCTGCAAAACACAGTAAAACAATTGTTCTTACAGGCGGAGAGCCGCTTATGTGGAACCTTGATATCCTGACAGGCAAATTAAAGGAACTCGGATGTACCATCCATATTGAAACTTCGGGGGCTTATCCTTTGAGTGGGCATATTGACTGGATCACCCTTTCGCCGAAGAAGACAGGACTGCCGAAAGAAGAGATTTACGAGAAGGCAAGCGAACTTAAAGTGATTATTTTCAATCAGCACGATTTTACATTTGCACAGGAACAAGCAGCAAAGGTTTCCCAAAACTGTAAGCTGTATATGCAAAGCGAATGGAGCAAGCGGGATGAAATGTATCCAAAAATCACTGATTTTATTTTAGCCCATCCGGAATGGCAGGCTTCGGTTCAGACCCATAAATACCTGAATATTCCGTAAGATCATTTTTTAAATTCACAGAAATTCCGGCAGTATATTTTTTATTCATATGATTGTTTTTTTACCTGAAGCACTTTAAGTGACACGGCAAAAGTTTATAATATTCATAGAATCCCGGAATATACCGCAAAAAATATGTACATTAGCTCTTAGTATCCGTTATAACACTGATAGATGCAGAGAATTCGATACTCTAGATACCTGAAATCGATTATTGTTTTGCTTGACCTCATGGTTATAGCATCTATCTTTATATTCTTTTTTATAAGCAGAAATGAGAGCTTGAGATATCATGAAGAAACCTGGTATCAGAATATATTTTCCCTGATATTGCTGTTTTTGTTCTGGATGCTGCTGAGTGGCAGAACAAAAATCTACAATATTCAGAGGAATCTTACCTATACTTTATTTCTGGAGCGTCTTTTAATTCATTTTCTGTTTTTCATACTGGGTGTTCTGCTGATTGGAAAAGTAAGTAAAAACGTATTCTTCAATTCTGACATTTACTGGCTCTCGTTTTATCTTTTTTTCTTTATTTTCCTGGCAAAATCGATAATTTATTTTACGATAAAATATTTCCGGTCACTCGGGATCAATTACAGGAATGTAATGTTTCTTGGAGAAACGAGCTCTACCGATATTTTGAAGAATATTTTTGAAAACAGAAAAGATTACGGATATAAAATATTTGACTACGAAAGCTCTGATATCAGCCCCGATCAATTGGTAGGTTTCTGGAAAAAAAACGGTATCCATACCTTATTTTTATCTACCGAAAATAGCTTCAGTGAAGGCGTAGAAACCGAGATCTTTAAGCTGGCCGAAGATAATAAGGTTCACGTCTCATTGATTCCAAGTATCACACAAAGTGATTTTTTTCTGTACGATTTAGGCTATATCCAGACACAGCCGATTCTCAGCCAGGCCAAATATCCTTTGGATTTTTATTCTAATTTTCTGGTGAAAAGGGTTTTCGATTTTATTTTTTCTATTTTTATATTGATTACGATCTGTTCATGGCTATTCCCGATCATTGCAGTTTTAATAAAAGCAACTTCTAAGGGGCCTGTTTTTTTTATTCAAAAGAGATACGGCTTTCATGAAGAAGTCTTTTCCTGTCTGAAATTCAGGACCATGGTTGTGAATGATCAATCTGCCACGAAAACAACAGAAGAAAATGATTCGAGAATTACAAAAGTCGGAAAATTCCTGAGAAAGACAAGTCTTGATGAGCTTCCCCAGTTTATTAATGTTCTGAAAGGAGAAATGTCTATCGTAGGACCTCGCCCACATATGCTTTCGGTTGATAATTATTATAAGCCAAAGATCGGAAGATACAGCCTGAGAAGTATGGTGTCTCCTGGTATTACTGGTCTTGCGCAGGTAAGTGGATTACGTGGAGATTACGGAGATGTAGAAGTTGAAATGAAAAAAAGGATCTTAGCAGATACATTCTATGTAAGAAACTGGAGTTTTGTGTTAGATCTGGTAATTATTTTAAAGACCGTTTTATTAGTGATCACTGGCGATAAAAACGCAAAATAAAGATTGAGGAATCATATTTGCTTCTAAGGTTAAATAAACCTCAGGGCTTATTGAGTCTTACCTTTAATTAAATAAAAAAAGTCTAATTTAGCAGCATGTTAAAAAAGTTTTTCACAGCAGTAGGAGAATACATTATCCTTCTAGGTAAATCCTTGCAAAAGCCCCAGAAAATGAGGGTTTTTTGGAAGCTGTTCATGAGAGAAATCAATGATCTTGGCGTCAATTCTTTTGGGCTTGTGATCTTCACTTCTATATTTGTGGGGGCGGTAGTCGCTATCCAGATGTTCAATAATTTTGATTCTTCCTCTTTTCCGATCCCGCCATCATTTGTGGGATATGCTACCAAGGCCGTTTTGGTTCTGGAATTTTCACCCACCATTATCAGTCTTATTCTAGCCGGTAAAGTAGGATCATATATTGCATCAAGTATTGGAACCATGCGAGTTTCCGAACAGATTGACGCATTAGATATCATGGGGGTTAATTCTCCCAATTTCCTTATACTTCCAAAAATTATCGCCTGTGTGATTTTCAATCCTATTCTTATTGCCATCAGTATTGTTTTCGGTATTGGCGGAGGGTATCTGGCCGGTATCCTGACGGGAAACTGGACTGAAAATGATTATATTGTAGGAATCCAGATGTATATGCCCAATCTATTTGTGTACTATGCATTCGTAAAAACTACGGTATTTGCCTTTATTATTGCCACAGTTCCTGCCTATTTCGGATATAATGTGAAAGGAGGATCGCTGGAAGTGGGTAGAGCGAGTACGCAGGCTGTAGTATGGACGATGGTATTTATTATCATTTCGGAATTAATTTTAACCCAATTAATATTAAGCTAATGATTGAGGTAAAGGATCTTAAGAAAAGTTTTGATGATGTTGAAGTACTTAAGGGAATTTCAACAACGTTCGATAAAGGAAAAGTAAACTTAATTATCGGACAGAGTGGTTCTGGAAAAACAGTTTTTCTTAAAAGCTTATTGAATGTTTATCCGCCTTCTTCAGGAGAAATTCTTTTTGACGGAAAGGATATCAATATAATGAACAGAGAAGAGAAACAGCATTTACGGGCTGAAATAGGAACTTTATTTCAGGGAAGTGCTTTGTTTGACTCTTTAACGGTGGAAGAAAATATTATGTTTCCACTGGATATGTTTACCAACCTGACTTTTAGAGAGAAAAAAAGAAGGGTTTTTGAGGTAATCGGAAGAGTGCATCTGGATAAGGCTAACAGAAAATTTCCTTCTGAGATTTCCGGAGGGATGCAGAAGCGTGTAGCCATCGCAAGAGCCATTGTAAACCACCCCAAATATTTGTTTTGTGACGAGCCCAATTCCGGGCTTGATCCCTATACTTCAAATGTTATTGATGATCTCCTTCTTGAGATTACCAAAGAATATAATACAACGACTATCATTAATACCCATGATATGAACTCTGTGATGACCATTGGTGAGAAGATTGTATACCTGAGATTAGGAATCAAAGAGTGGGAAGGTAATAAAGACGGACTCATCACTGCAGGCAATAAAAATCTTATTGACTTCGTTTATTCTTCAGAACTCTTTAAAGAACTGAGAGAATATTTACTTGAAAATAATAAAACGATTGAAAATACAATCCATAAAATAGATGATAATGAAAAAGGTACTTAGTATAGCATTAATCGGGTTTTCAATGTTTGCATCTGCACAGATTTCACTGGCAGGTAAGGCAAACTTAATATTTCCAACAGGTTCTCCTTCCTGGAAAAACATTAAAGGAACGGTAAATGACGCTATTGAGGGAACAGGAAAAAACAATGTAGGTTTCAATGCCGGGCTTTCATTAAAGGTTGGACTACCAGGTTCACTGTATGTAATGCCGGAATTATACTATACTCATTTCAAAAATGAGTTTACCACAGAAAATACTACTTTTGATGTGAAAAGCAACCGCCTTGATATGCCGGTTCTTTTAGGATATAACCTTCTTGGAAATATGCTTGGCGTTTTTGTTGGTCCTGTAGCCAGCTATAATCTTAGCAAAGACAATACATACAACGATTTCAAAGAAAACGTTAAAAACAATTTCACCGTCGGATACCAGTTTGGTGCTCAGCTTGAAATTAAAAAGCTGATCATCAATGCACGTTATGAAGGTTCATTCAGTAAAGACGAAAGGAACTTCATCAATAAAGTTTCGGGATCGGAGATCAGATATGATAACAGACCTAATCTTTTCCTAGTAGGTTTGGGCTATAAGTTTAAATAATTTGAAATAACAACTATAAAAAAACCCTCAATATCTTAGATTTGAGGGTTTTGATTTTGGCTGCGAAGTTCGGCTTCACGTTTGGCAAGTTCTGCCGCCTGTTTTTCCAGATCTTCCTTATCTTTCTGAAGTTGTTTGAATTCTTTTCTTTTCTCTTCAGCTTTCAGGGCACTTCCTTTACTCACATATCCTACCATTCCGCCAATAATAAGTCCTATTCCTACTCCGGCCATCACTCCCATCATATGTGAAATGGTAATTCCACCCACGGTAAAATCAGTGGTCAGATAAAAAAGCAATGCTGAAACGGCAAGCAATATAAGTCCGGTAATTGATAAACTTTTCATAAATATTGTGTTTAGTGGTTTACATTAAAAAAGCCTTACCCAATTTAGTGAAAAATTTAATAAGGCTTTAACAAGATTAAAATTCTTTATATTTTTCCACCTGCAGCTTTATAATATTCCAGAGCTTTTGGTAGGTCTTTATTAATATCTGAAATTCTGGTTTCCGGATTTGGGTGGGTAGAAAGGAACTCCGGTTGTCTTGCTCCTGAAGCAGCAGATTCCATCCTGTTCCAGAAAGGAATGGCTTCTCTTGGATCATATCCTGCCATAGACATCAGATACAGTCCCATTTCATCGGCTTCAGACTCCTGGCTTCTGCCGTATTTCAATAATGCTACCTGAGACCCAATAGGGTATACTTGTTGGAAAATACTAGCCCATTGTGAATTGGAAATTGTTCCTCCTAAAATAGAGCCGCCATACTGCGCTACCATGGCCTGAGAAATTCTTTCGTTACCATGTCCTGCTAAAGCGTGTGAAACTTCATGTCCCAAAACAACAGCAAGGCCATTGTCATTTTTTGTAACCGGAAGAATCCCTGTATATACAGCAACTTTTCCCCCAGGCATACACCATGCATTCAGTTCACTGCTCTGAATCAGATTAAATTCCCAGTTGTAGTTCGCAAGATCTGCAGATCTTCCGATGCTTTGATAATATCTCTCGGCTGCACTTTTTATTCTGCTTCCTACACTCACTACTCTTTTGGCATCTGCAGTTCCTGAGATAATTTTAGATTTAGACAATGTCGTCTTATATTCCTGAGAAGACATAGTCAGTATTTCCGAATTATTTGCAATCTGTAATGAAGATCTGCCTGTAATTGGATTGGTGGTACAAGCTGCGGTTGACAAAGCAACTGCTCCTATTCCTAATAGATGTGTAAATTTCATAGTTCGAGTGTTAATAATTCAACATTTACAATTTTTATTCCAAAATGGTTGAGAAGGGATATATTTGCATACATTTTGCTATTTAAATTTAACAATAATTACGGTTATGAAAAAGTATATTTCACTTATATTTATTTTTGGATTTCTTTTTTTCTTTCAGAGCTGCTCTTCACAAGCCTCATTAGATTCCAAAACAGTAGATGCATTGGTAGATTCTCAGGAATTTACATTTTATGCACAGCGCGCCAATCCTACTAATTATGATGTAATTAATGTCATGAACTCAATACCGAATTCTACATCAACCAGGATTTTGGATCTTAATGGTGATTATACAATTGCAATCGATAAAAACAATCTTGAGGTGGTACTTCCTTATTTCGGAAGAATATTCACTTCTACTTTCGGAGATAGAGATAAAAATAGCTACAGATTCACTTCAAAAGATTTCACTTTTAATAAATCACAGAATAAAAAGGGAAACTGGACGGTAAAAATTAAGCCTAATGACGTAACAAACGTTGATGAGATTATTATAGAAGTTTTTAAAAATGGTAAAGCATTTGTTTCTATGAGAAGTAATGACAGACAGCCGATCACCTATGACGGTTATGTTTCAAAGAATGAAGAAAAGCCGAAAGAGAAAGAAAAACTTTAATCTGAACCTTTAGATAAAAATTTTTCAACAAATAATTTTGCTTCAGTACTGGGATTAGAAACCATTTCCGAAGCATTTTTTTTGTGCTGAATATAAGCTTCTTCTACTGAACTGCTTTTTTTCATCATAGACAGGATGTACTCCTGCACCCAATATTCAAAACGCTTTTCTCCCTGCTGGATACGTACTTCCTGAAAACGCCCGGTTTTCTTTTTTAAGCTGATGAATTCATCAATTTTACTAAAAACCTCATCCAGACCTTCATTGTAAAGAGCAGATCCCAGGAGTACAGGTATTTTCCAGCCCTTTTCTTTGGGTGGAATAAAATCCAATGCCCGTTTTAGTTCCAGTCTGGTATTTTTTGCTTTCTGCAGATTGTCTTTTTCTACTTTATTAATGAAGATAAGATCCACCATTTCCATAATTCCACGCTTAATTCCCTGCAGTTCATCTCCGCCACCAATAATCTTCAGAAATAGGAATACATCGGTGATGTCAGCTACCAGCACCTCAGACTGCCCTACTCCAACGGTTTCGATCAGAATATAATCATATCCGGCAGCTTCACAAATCATCATGGTTTCAAAAGTGGTATTGGCAACACCACCAAGAAATCCTGAACTGGGAGAAGGACGTATGAACGCATTTTCTTCTTTGGCAAGCTCTTCCATTCTTGTTTTATCACCTAAAATACTTCCTTTATTGATGGAAGAACTGGGATCAATAGCGAGAACTGCTACCTTTTTACCATTGGCAATAACCAGCCTTCCGAAGTTTTCAATAAAAGTAGATTTTCCAGCACCGGGAACTCCGGTGATCCCTACCCTGACTGAGTTTCCTGTAAAAGGCATTATTTTCTTCAGAAGTTCTTCTGCCTGAGCCCTGTGCTCAGCTTTTTTACTTTCAACTAATGTAATAGCTTTTGCGATCAGGCGTTTGTTGCCTGACCGTATTCCTTCGATTAGTTCTTCTGTAGAAAATTTCATTGATTCAAAAGTATAAAAATAACCTTCAAACTCCCATACAAACAGGTATTAATTTTATTTCTTCTAAATTAAAACTAGAGGACGTCTCGTCAACGGGAGACTGAAATTCTTACATTTGTTATAAATCAAAATTGAGAAATATGAAAAAAATATCTGCTGCTGCATTATTTACCTTTATTTTACTGGCTTCCTGTACTCCAAAGGTTTCTACAGCCGGTCCCATAGGCCCTGCCGTTTCTACTGCAGAACAAATGGCACAGGGAAAAACGATCTTTGAAAATGCATGCGGAAGATGTCATAAACTACCGGATCCTACATCTCATACTTCTGTACAGTGGGTGGGAATTATGAATTCGATGGCTCCCAAAGCGAAGCTTACGGACGAACAGCATCAATGGGTTTATGACTATATTGTTTCTGTTAAAAAATAACATCAACTCAAAAATAGGGATATGAAAAAAGTAATTTTAAGTATGATCGCAGGTGCTGCATTCATGGTTTCATGCGGACCGAAGAGTGTGGCTGTAACAGGACCAAAATATACAACAGCTGAAAAACTAACTCAAGGTAAAACTGTTTTTGAAAACTCATGTTCAAGATGCCACAAGCTTCCAGATCCAGCAAAGCATGACGACCAGGGATGGATTAAAACTTTAAGCAGAATGGCTCCGAAAGCTAAACTAAGTGATGAACAGCATCAGATGGTGTATGATTATCTGATCTCTGTGAATAAGAAGTAGACGAGTTTCTGGATTAGAGGGTTTTAGCGTTTGAGAGTCTGAGTGTATTAGCTTGCAACGTTCGTGACTTATAAATCATAACTTGCTAGCATCTTTTCTGCTCAGGAAGCTATTTTCATTTTAAATTTATTCCTAAGCCGGGATTTCCGGACAGGATCACTTTGCCGTTTTCTACGAAATTTCCGGTGGCATAATCATTGGAGATGAGGTTGGCTCCGTCCAGGTCCGCAAAATCAACAAGTCCTGCCAGTTCACAGGCTGCAGAGATTCCAACAGTAGATTCTGTCATGCAGCCGATCATGATTTTATAACCTAATATTTTTGCTTTCCTGATCATTTCCAAAGCCGGAGTAAGGCCACCACACTTCATCAGTTTGATATTGACGCTTTTATAATAAGGCAAAAGTTTTTCAAGTGACTCCAGGTTCTGGCAATCTTCATCCGCCATCCAATTGGCAAAACTTTCTTTACGGAGTATTTTGTAGTCTCCAGCCGGTCTTGGCTGTTCCAGATAGGAAAAGTAGTGAATGTCTTTATTTTCCTGCAACCACAGACAGTCATTATCCGTAAAGCTCGCGTTGGAATCCAGGGCGATATTCCGCTTTAAATGCAAAAGTTTTTCAATGCTATCTTTATGCAGTCCTTTACATTTTACTTTGAACCTGTTCCAGCCGCTTTTCTCTATTTTCCTTATTTGTTCATCAATACTTCCTATGGAAATAGTTATGGAGCTTTCTGCCAGATACTCAGAATGAATGTCATTTAACTCGATAAAGCTTTTATTTTCCAGCTTTCCAAACAGATCCCAATAAGCACAGTCTAAAGCAGAAATAAGAAACGGATGCAGATCCAAATCTGAAAGGAAGCGGAAAAATTCTGTCGGATGAGTTATTTTCTGCTTTTGAAGTAACGGTCGGATTTGTTTTAATTTAATCATAAAACGCTGCAGATCGATCTGATAATAGTCTATAGCAACACATTCACCAAAACCTTTACAGTTCAGATAAGATAATTCTATTAACATAGCCTCCCTTCTATCATAATTCCCATAAGCGATGGAGAAGGTTTCTTTTAATTGAAGTGTTTTTAGTTCAAAGTGCAGTTCCATCTATTAAAGCTACAAAAAAAGGACCTTAAAAAGATCCTTATGTATTGATTCAGCTATAATGATAGCTTTTGTTTAAAGTATAGAGACTTATTTTTTCTTTTTTGGCTTTTCCATTTTACTTTTAACGAATTTGATTCTGCTTTTCAAATAATCAGCCATAGCTTGATTGTAGCTATACTTTTTTGCCTCCTTCAAAGGTTCCAAAGCTTCTTTAAATTCACATCTGATCTCAAAAAGGAGTGATTTCTG
The Chryseobacterium sp. W4I1 DNA segment above includes these coding regions:
- a CDS encoding outer membrane beta-barrel protein, whose protein sequence is MKKVLSIALIGFSMFASAQISLAGKANLIFPTGSPSWKNIKGTVNDAIEGTGKNNVGFNAGLSLKVGLPGSLYVMPELYYTHFKNEFTTENTTFDVKSNRLDMPVLLGYNLLGNMLGVFVGPVASYNLSKDNTYNDFKENVKNNFTVGYQFGAQLEIKKLIINARYEGSFSKDERNFINKVSGSEIRYDNRPNLFLVGLGYKFK
- a CDS encoding bifunctional 5,10-methylenetetrahydrofolate dehydrogenase/5,10-methenyltetrahydrofolate cyclohydrolase, which produces MAEILDGLKVSKEIKAEIKVEVEKILESKKRAPHLVAILVGNNGASKAYVNSKVKDCEEVGFQSSLIKFPSTVSESELLEKIDELNKSKAVDGFIVQLPLPDQIDQEKIILAIDPRKDVDGFHPENFGKMALEMDTFLPATPFGILTLLERYNIETKGKDCVIIGRSKIVGRPMSILMGRKDFPGNSTVTLTHSYTKDIEEYTRKADIVITALGDPHFLKGDMIKDGAVIVDVGITRVDDDSAKGYYLAGDVDFDSCAAKASWITPVPGGVGPMTRAMLMKNTIIAYKTSVYND
- a CDS encoding DUF4251 domain-containing protein, with protein sequence MKKYISLIFIFGFLFFFQSCSSQASLDSKTVDALVDSQEFTFYAQRANPTNYDVINVMNSIPNSTSTRILDLNGDYTIAIDKNNLEVVLPYFGRIFTSTFGDRDKNSYRFTSKDFTFNKSQNKKGNWTVKIKPNDVTNVDEIIIEVFKNGKAFVSMRSNDRQPITYDGYVSKNEEKPKEKEKL
- a CDS encoding ABC transporter ATP-binding protein; this encodes MIEVKDLKKSFDDVEVLKGISTTFDKGKVNLIIGQSGSGKTVFLKSLLNVYPPSSGEILFDGKDINIMNREEKQHLRAEIGTLFQGSALFDSLTVEENIMFPLDMFTNLTFREKKRRVFEVIGRVHLDKANRKFPSEISGGMQKRVAIARAIVNHPKYLFCDEPNSGLDPYTSNVIDDLLLEITKEYNTTTIINTHDMNSVMTIGEKIVYLRLGIKEWEGNKDGLITAGNKNLIDFVYSSELFKELREYLLENNKTIENTIHKIDDNEKGT
- a CDS encoding ABC transporter permease; protein product: MLKKFFTAVGEYIILLGKSLQKPQKMRVFWKLFMREINDLGVNSFGLVIFTSIFVGAVVAIQMFNNFDSSSFPIPPSFVGYATKAVLVLEFSPTIISLILAGKVGSYIASSIGTMRVSEQIDALDIMGVNSPNFLILPKIIACVIFNPILIAISIVFGIGGGYLAGILTGNWTENDYIVGIQMYMPNLFVYYAFVKTTVFAFIIATVPAYFGYNVKGGSLEVGRASTQAVVWTMVFIIISELILTQLILS
- a CDS encoding cytochrome C, coding for MKKISAAALFTFILLASCTPKVSTAGPIGPAVSTAEQMAQGKTIFENACGRCHKLPDPTSHTSVQWVGIMNSMAPKAKLTDEQHQWVYDYIVSVKK
- a CDS encoding enolase C-terminal domain-like protein, with product MELHFELKTLQLKETFSIAYGNYDRREAMLIELSYLNCKGFGECVAIDYYQIDLQRFMIKLKQIRPLLQKQKITHPTEFFRFLSDLDLHPFLISALDCAYWDLFGKLENKSFIELNDIHSEYLAESSITISIGSIDEQIRKIEKSGWNRFKVKCKGLHKDSIEKLLHLKRNIALDSNASFTDNDCLWLQENKDIHYFSYLEQPRPAGDYKILRKESFANWMADEDCQNLESLEKLLPYYKSVNIKLMKCGGLTPALEMIRKAKILGYKIMIGCMTESTVGISAACELAGLVDFADLDGANLISNDYATGNFVENGKVILSGNPGLGINLK
- the meaB gene encoding methylmalonyl Co-A mutase-associated GTPase MeaB; its protein translation is MKFSTEELIEGIRSGNKRLIAKAITLVESKKAEHRAQAEELLKKIMPFTGNSVRVGITGVPGAGKSTFIENFGRLVIANGKKVAVLAIDPSSSINKGSILGDKTRMEELAKEENAFIRPSPSSGFLGGVANTTFETMMICEAAGYDYILIETVGVGQSEVLVADITDVFLFLKIIGGGDELQGIKRGIMEMVDLIFINKVEKDNLQKAKNTRLELKRALDFIPPKEKGWKIPVLLGSALYNEGLDEVFSKIDEFISLKKKTGRFQEVRIQQGEKRFEYWVQEYILSMMKKSSSVEEAYIQHKKNASEMVSNPSTEAKLFVEKFLSKGSD
- a CDS encoding exopolysaccharide biosynthesis polyprenyl glycosylphosphotransferase translates to MVIASIFIFFFISRNESLRYHEETWYQNIFSLILLFLFWMLLSGRTKIYNIQRNLTYTLFLERLLIHFLFFILGVLLIGKVSKNVFFNSDIYWLSFYLFFFIFLAKSIIYFTIKYFRSLGINYRNVMFLGETSSTDILKNIFENRKDYGYKIFDYESSDISPDQLVGFWKKNGIHTLFLSTENSFSEGVETEIFKLAEDNKVHVSLIPSITQSDFFLYDLGYIQTQPILSQAKYPLDFYSNFLVKRVFDFIFSIFILITICSWLFPIIAVLIKATSKGPVFFIQKRYGFHEEVFSCLKFRTMVVNDQSATKTTEENDSRITKVGKFLRKTSLDELPQFINVLKGEMSIVGPRPHMLSVDNYYKPKIGRYSLRSMVSPGITGLAQVSGLRGDYGDVEVEMKKRILADTFYVRNWSFVLDLVIILKTVLLVITGDKNAK
- a CDS encoding M48 family metallopeptidase gives rise to the protein MKFTHLLGIGAVALSTAACTTNPITGRSSLQIANNSEILTMSSQEYKTTLSKSKIISGTADAKRVVSVGSRIKSAAERYYQSIGRSADLANYNWEFNLIQSSELNAWCMPGGKVAVYTGILPVTKNDNGLAVVLGHEVSHALAGHGNERISQAMVAQYGGSILGGTISNSQWASIFQQVYPIGSQVALLKYGRSQESEADEMGLYLMSMAGYDPREAIPFWNRMESAASGARQPEFLSTHPNPETRISDINKDLPKALEYYKAAGGKI
- a CDS encoding 7-carboxy-7-deazaguanine synthase QueE codes for the protein MNKEEDILLKEGKMLPVMEHFYTLQGEGAHTGKASYFIRLGGCDVGCHWCDVKESWDPTLHPLMNAEEIAETAAKHSKTIVLTGGEPLMWNLDILTGKLKELGCTIHIETSGAYPLSGHIDWITLSPKKTGLPKEEIYEKASELKVIIFNQHDFTFAQEQAAKVSQNCKLYMQSEWSKRDEMYPKITDFILAHPEWQASVQTHKYLNIP
- a CDS encoding cytochrome C, with the translated sequence MKKVILSMIAGAAFMVSCGPKSVAVTGPKYTTAEKLTQGKTVFENSCSRCHKLPDPAKHDDQGWIKTLSRMAPKAKLSDEQHQMVYDYLISVNKK